Proteins encoded by one window of Lathyrus oleraceus cultivar Zhongwan6 chromosome 1, CAAS_Psat_ZW6_1.0, whole genome shotgun sequence:
- the LOC127089090 gene encoding pentatricopeptide repeat-containing protein At1g53600, mitochondrial-like: MVHNPNGDQNPVQAAAMRIASRNCMLSVGAQESCNKSITKSQQHQPNYGRNGNVKAAETIFHRMSHKNTVTWTAMIRGFAKDGRIGKAIELFNMLKEKDDFVWIVIISVFVSNDEFEEALRWYVRMNQEGCGPNPVTISSSFASSAALAALNEGLQIHSHVLKMNLEHDLSIQNSLISFYAKCGNVTDAYKIFIDVDEPNVVSCNSVVNGFAQNGFGEEALDIYKRMQNESLEHNHVTFLAVLSACTHAGLIEEEGWNLFNTTESNQRSPITAVTKDTN; encoded by the coding sequence ATGGTGCATAACCCGAATGGAGATCAAAATCCAGTGCAAGCTGCTGCCATGAGAATTGCATCCCGCAACTGTATGCTTTCAGTTGGTGCACAAGAATCCTGCAATAAATCCATAACAAAATCACAGCAACATCAACCAAATTATGGTCGAAACGGCAACGTTAAAGCAGCAGAAACAATATTCCACAGAATGTCCCATAAAAACACTGTCACTTGGACAGCCATGATCAGGGGATTTGCAAAGGATGGAAGAATTGGAAAGGCCATTGAACTGTTTAATATGTTGAAAGAGAAAGATGATTTTGTATGGATAGTTATTATATCCGTTTTTGTGAGTAATGATGAGTTCGAGGAGGCTTTGCGTTGGTATGTTCGGATGAATCAGGAAGGGTGCGGGCCAAATCCTGTAACTATTAGTAGTTCTTTTGCTTCTTCGGCTGCTTTGGCGGCACTGAATGAAGGGCTTCAGATTCATTCCCATGTTCTGAAGATGAACCTGGAACATGATCTTTCGATACAAAATTCTCTTATATCATTCTATGCCAAGTGTGGAAACGTAACCGATGCCTACAAGATCTTCATAGACGTCGACGAACCAAATGTTGTCTCCTGTAACTCAGTTGTCAATGGCTTTGCACAAAATGGCTTTGGCGAAGAAGCTCTCGATATTTATAAAAGAATGCAGAATGAAAGCCTTGAACATAACCATGTTACTTTCCTTGCGGTTCTTTCAGCATGTACTCATGCAGGACTGATTGAAGAAGAGGGATGGAATTTATTTAACACCACAGAATCAAACCAGCGCTCACCAATTACTGCAGTAACAAAAGACACAAATTAA